A single region of the Salmo salar chromosome ssa16, Ssal_v3.1, whole genome shotgun sequence genome encodes:
- the LOC106573694 gene encoding U3 small nucleolar RNA-associated protein 4 homolog isoform X1 translates to MFGKSEENTKERDDKTSNCFLRLATMGEFKVHRVRFFDYMPTAIRAMAFNAHTERLALGRMDGSVEIFNFADHYFQEKVIPGKDSRSIEALCWVGGRLFSAGLNGEITEYDLENLRPKYSLEAYGGPIWTITSNSQGTHLAIGCEDGTVKLFEVLEERIQFERNLDRQKGRIISLSWHPSGTQIAAGMMDMIRVFDVPTGRAVQRLLVDRGFGGSKSRETVVWSVVFLSDCTIISGDSAGKVQVWDGHTGTLVKTHLVTKWDVLALSVSKDESSVVAGTSEGTVIQFQFIAPTLQQQQDKEWVRTRTFKNHTHDVRALAEIETAIVSGGMDTQLVVRPLLEKFDERSHASALRKIHFPHRNLVFCAKKAGLLLFQFPGQLELWRLGESDGHGKPGDSLPLKRKPEKLLHLKRKGEDHICCSALSSCGGWLAYSTMSSVRLYRLQTDNNDISITKVPKLPKVLRSAHQLCFSSDSSKLFAAFSQSVLVIALSQSECKYVHTLKPKSGSRQPIHLMTNSVDGKWLATANSDCEIHVYNVQKLKLHCIVPVYSSCPSAMGIHPTTNNLTMVHADQQIFEYSIVEKQYTDWSRKLQKQGLHNLWLDRDTPVTHVTFNPKNPEQILLHDMHMFCIIDQSLPLPDQKTQFYNQMTLRSLSEQERPSHLHAFKICKTFQDLLSVSLLGDQSLVMVERPLLAIASQLPAPVRQKKFAT, encoded by the exons ATGTTTGGGAAAAGTGAAGAAAATACTAAAGAAAGGGACGATAAAA CATCGAACTGTTTTCTTAGATTAGCGACAATGGGGGAGTTTAAAGTGCACCGGGTTCGATTTTTCGACTACATGCCAACTGCCATCAGAGCTATGGCATTCAATGCCCACACAGAGAGATTGGCCCTGGGACGAATGGATGGGAGTGTGGAGATTTTCAACTTCGCAGACCACTATTTCCAGGAAAAG GTTATTCCAGGGAAGGACTCCCGGTCAATCGAGGCCCTGTGTTGGGTTGGAGGACGCCTGTTCAGTGCTGGCCTAAATGGAGAAATCACAGAATACGATCTGGAGAACCTGAGACCCAAGTACTCCCTGGAGGCATATGGGGGCCCCATTTGGACCATCACCAGCAATTCTCAGGGGACACACTTAGCA ATCGGATGTGAAGATGGGACAGTGAAGTTGTTTGAGGTACTTGAAGAGCGCATTCAGTTTGAGCGCAATCTGGACAGACAGAAAG GTCGCATCATATCCCTCTCCTGGCACCCCTCTGGCACACAGATTGCTGCTGGCATGATGGACATGATCCGTGTCTTTGATGTCCCGACAG GTCGTGCTGTACAGAGGCTCCTGGTGGACCGGGGCTTTGGAGGCTCTAAGAGTCGGGAGACTGTAGTCTGGAGTGTAGTCTTCCTGTCAGACTGTACTATCATCAGCGGTGACTCTGCTGGGAAGGTCCAAGTCTGGGACGGACACACCGGCACGCTTGTCAAAACACACCTGGTGACCAAGTGGGATGTGCTTGCACTGTCTGTCTCCAAG GATGAGAGCAGTGTGGTGGCGGGGACGTCAGAGGGCACTGTGATCCAGTTCCAGTTCATTGCTCCTActctgcagcagcagcaggacaAGGAGTGGGTCAGAACCAGGACCTTCAAGAACCACACGCATGATGTCAGAGCCCTGGCTGAGATCGAGACTGCCATCGTCTCTGGAG GTATGGATACCCAGCTTGTAGTGAGACCCCTCTTGGAGAAGTTTGATGAGCGGTCACATGCTTCGGCACTTCGCAAGATCCACTTTCCCCAT CGGAATCTAGTATTTTGTGCAAAGAAGGCAGGGCTACTGCTCTTCCAGTTCCCTGGCCAGCTGGAGCTGTGGAGACTGGGAGAGAGTGATGGACATG GGAAGCCAGGAGACAGCTTGCCTCTGAAGAGGAAACCTGAGAAACTCCTCCATCTCAAGAGAAAG GGTGAGGATCATATCTGCTGCAGTGCTCTGTCCTCCTGTGGAGGAtggctagcctactccaccatgTCCAGTGTACGTCTCTACAGGCTGCAGACGGACAATAACGACATCAGCATAACCAAG GTACCCAAGCTTCCAAAGGTCCTGCGCTCTGCACACCAGCTGTGTTTCTCTTCAGACTCCTCCAAACTGTTTgctgctttcagccaatcagtccTCGTTATTGCCCTTAGCCAATCTGAGTGCAAGTATGTGCACACCCTCAAGCCTAAGTCAG GGTCCAGACAGCCCATTCACTTAATGACTAACAGTGTGGATGGGAAGTGGCTGGCGACAGCAAATAGTGACTGTGAGATCCACGTCTACAATGTACAGAAACTAAAG CTCCACTGTATTGTACCTGTGTATAGTTCCTGTCCCAGTGCCATGGGGATCCACCCCACCACCAACAACCTGACCATGGTGCACGCTGACCAACAG ATATTTGAGTACTCTATAGTGGAGAAGCAGTACACAGACTGGAGCCGAAAGCTTCAGAAGCAGGGGCTCCACAACTTGTGGTTGGACCGGGACACACCCGTCACCCACGTGACCTTCAACCCTAAAAATCCTGAGCAGATCCTCTTGCACGACATGCACATGTTCTGCATCATCGACCAAAGTCTG CCCCTCCCTGACCAGAAGACCCAGTTCTACAATCAGATGACCCTCAGAAGCCTATCAGAGCAGGAGAGGCCCAGTCACCTCCATGCTTTCAAAATATGTAAAACCTTCCAG GACTTGCTGTCTGTGAGTCTGCTGGGTGATCAGTCTCTGGTGATGGTGGAGCGCCCCCTCCTGGCCATCGCATCCCAGCTACCTGCTCCCGTCAGACAGAAAAAGTTTGCCACATAA
- the LOC106573697 gene encoding WAP four-disulfide core domain protein 1: MPGCHIRTPLMLVLCMLVLSCGSGGARRIRKRGLNQKDYEYPNQQSQSTQHQKNDRCPPPPQMLPERACEVPGCRSDSECERHKRCCYNGCIYACLESVQPPPVLDWLVQPKPRWLGGNGWLLDGPDEVLQAEACSTTEDGDEPLHCPTGYECHIINQGNPAAGIPNRGQCIKSRGNSDGRPMRQKSYKDYKDYLGIGSSSNNAVAYEKHNHKHMG, encoded by the exons ATGCCTGGCTGTCACATCCGGACGCCCCTGATGTTGGTGCTCTGCATGCTGGTGCTGTCCTGTGGGTCAGGAGGTGCCCGGCGGATCAGAAAGAGAGGGCTTAACCAAAAG GACTATGAGTACCCAAACCAGCAGTCCCAATCCACGCAGCACCAGAAGAATGACCGCTGCCCACCCCCACCTCAGATGCTGCCGGAGAGGGCCTGCGAGGTGCCCGGCTGCCGCTCTGACTCAGAGTGTGAGCGCCACAAGCGCTGCTGCTATAACGGCTGCATCTACGCCTGTCTGGAGTCAGTGCAGCCCCCACCAG TGCTGGACTGGCTGGTTCAACCCAAGCCTCGATGGCTGGGAGGGAATGGCTGGCTTCTAGACGGTCCAGATGAGGTACTGCAGG CGGAGGCCTGCAGCACCACAGAGGATGGTGACGAGCCCCTGCACTGTCCAACAGGCTATGAGTGCCACATCATCAACCAAGGAAACCCCGCCGCTGGCATCCCCAATCGGGGACAGTGCATCAAGTCTCGTGGCAACTCTG ATGGACGTCCCATGAGGCAAAAGTCCTATAAGGACTATAAGGATTACTTGG GAATTGGAAGCAGCTCTAATAATGCAGTGGCCTATGAGAAACACAACCACAAACACATGGGATGA
- the LOC106573694 gene encoding U3 small nucleolar RNA-associated protein 4 homolog isoform X2, whose amino-acid sequence MGEFKVHRVRFFDYMPTAIRAMAFNAHTERLALGRMDGSVEIFNFADHYFQEKVIPGKDSRSIEALCWVGGRLFSAGLNGEITEYDLENLRPKYSLEAYGGPIWTITSNSQGTHLAIGCEDGTVKLFEVLEERIQFERNLDRQKGRIISLSWHPSGTQIAAGMMDMIRVFDVPTGRAVQRLLVDRGFGGSKSRETVVWSVVFLSDCTIISGDSAGKVQVWDGHTGTLVKTHLVTKWDVLALSVSKDESSVVAGTSEGTVIQFQFIAPTLQQQQDKEWVRTRTFKNHTHDVRALAEIETAIVSGGMDTQLVVRPLLEKFDERSHASALRKIHFPHRNLVFCAKKAGLLLFQFPGQLELWRLGESDGHGKPGDSLPLKRKPEKLLHLKRKGEDHICCSALSSCGGWLAYSTMSSVRLYRLQTDNNDISITKVPKLPKVLRSAHQLCFSSDSSKLFAAFSQSVLVIALSQSECKYVHTLKPKSGSRQPIHLMTNSVDGKWLATANSDCEIHVYNVQKLKLHCIVPVYSSCPSAMGIHPTTNNLTMVHADQQIFEYSIVEKQYTDWSRKLQKQGLHNLWLDRDTPVTHVTFNPKNPEQILLHDMHMFCIIDQSLPLPDQKTQFYNQMTLRSLSEQERPSHLHAFKICKTFQDLLSVSLLGDQSLVMVERPLLAIASQLPAPVRQKKFAT is encoded by the exons ATGGGGGAGTTTAAAGTGCACCGGGTTCGATTTTTCGACTACATGCCAACTGCCATCAGAGCTATGGCATTCAATGCCCACACAGAGAGATTGGCCCTGGGACGAATGGATGGGAGTGTGGAGATTTTCAACTTCGCAGACCACTATTTCCAGGAAAAG GTTATTCCAGGGAAGGACTCCCGGTCAATCGAGGCCCTGTGTTGGGTTGGAGGACGCCTGTTCAGTGCTGGCCTAAATGGAGAAATCACAGAATACGATCTGGAGAACCTGAGACCCAAGTACTCCCTGGAGGCATATGGGGGCCCCATTTGGACCATCACCAGCAATTCTCAGGGGACACACTTAGCA ATCGGATGTGAAGATGGGACAGTGAAGTTGTTTGAGGTACTTGAAGAGCGCATTCAGTTTGAGCGCAATCTGGACAGACAGAAAG GTCGCATCATATCCCTCTCCTGGCACCCCTCTGGCACACAGATTGCTGCTGGCATGATGGACATGATCCGTGTCTTTGATGTCCCGACAG GTCGTGCTGTACAGAGGCTCCTGGTGGACCGGGGCTTTGGAGGCTCTAAGAGTCGGGAGACTGTAGTCTGGAGTGTAGTCTTCCTGTCAGACTGTACTATCATCAGCGGTGACTCTGCTGGGAAGGTCCAAGTCTGGGACGGACACACCGGCACGCTTGTCAAAACACACCTGGTGACCAAGTGGGATGTGCTTGCACTGTCTGTCTCCAAG GATGAGAGCAGTGTGGTGGCGGGGACGTCAGAGGGCACTGTGATCCAGTTCCAGTTCATTGCTCCTActctgcagcagcagcaggacaAGGAGTGGGTCAGAACCAGGACCTTCAAGAACCACACGCATGATGTCAGAGCCCTGGCTGAGATCGAGACTGCCATCGTCTCTGGAG GTATGGATACCCAGCTTGTAGTGAGACCCCTCTTGGAGAAGTTTGATGAGCGGTCACATGCTTCGGCACTTCGCAAGATCCACTTTCCCCAT CGGAATCTAGTATTTTGTGCAAAGAAGGCAGGGCTACTGCTCTTCCAGTTCCCTGGCCAGCTGGAGCTGTGGAGACTGGGAGAGAGTGATGGACATG GGAAGCCAGGAGACAGCTTGCCTCTGAAGAGGAAACCTGAGAAACTCCTCCATCTCAAGAGAAAG GGTGAGGATCATATCTGCTGCAGTGCTCTGTCCTCCTGTGGAGGAtggctagcctactccaccatgTCCAGTGTACGTCTCTACAGGCTGCAGACGGACAATAACGACATCAGCATAACCAAG GTACCCAAGCTTCCAAAGGTCCTGCGCTCTGCACACCAGCTGTGTTTCTCTTCAGACTCCTCCAAACTGTTTgctgctttcagccaatcagtccTCGTTATTGCCCTTAGCCAATCTGAGTGCAAGTATGTGCACACCCTCAAGCCTAAGTCAG GGTCCAGACAGCCCATTCACTTAATGACTAACAGTGTGGATGGGAAGTGGCTGGCGACAGCAAATAGTGACTGTGAGATCCACGTCTACAATGTACAGAAACTAAAG CTCCACTGTATTGTACCTGTGTATAGTTCCTGTCCCAGTGCCATGGGGATCCACCCCACCACCAACAACCTGACCATGGTGCACGCTGACCAACAG ATATTTGAGTACTCTATAGTGGAGAAGCAGTACACAGACTGGAGCCGAAAGCTTCAGAAGCAGGGGCTCCACAACTTGTGGTTGGACCGGGACACACCCGTCACCCACGTGACCTTCAACCCTAAAAATCCTGAGCAGATCCTCTTGCACGACATGCACATGTTCTGCATCATCGACCAAAGTCTG CCCCTCCCTGACCAGAAGACCCAGTTCTACAATCAGATGACCCTCAGAAGCCTATCAGAGCAGGAGAGGCCCAGTCACCTCCATGCTTTCAAAATATGTAAAACCTTCCAG GACTTGCTGTCTGTGAGTCTGCTGGGTGATCAGTCTCTGGTGATGGTGGAGCGCCCCCTCCTGGCCATCGCATCCCAGCTACCTGCTCCCGTCAGACAGAAAAAGTTTGCCACATAA